A genomic window from Candidatus Pelagisphaera phototrophica includes:
- the rplJ gene encoding 50S ribosomal protein L10, whose translation MRPEKQFLVDEINSHLDKSDYVFVADYERATVPDIASLRGQLAAEEAEFHVIKNNILKVAAKGRGFPELDDHLTGQNAIVIGGKNPSGVAKVLTKFFAKEEKIEVKVGVLSNQRLGSDEVVALSKLPSIEALRAQLLGLLSQPGQQLVFVINAVPQNVLNVLQAKVDAEGGN comes from the coding sequence ATGAGACCGGAAAAACAATTTCTAGTAGATGAGATAAATTCTCATCTCGACAAATCTGATTACGTATTTGTTGCCGACTATGAGCGTGCGACTGTTCCTGATATTGCGAGTCTACGTGGACAACTCGCAGCAGAAGAGGCTGAATTTCATGTCATCAAAAACAACATACTCAAAGTGGCCGCGAAAGGCCGTGGGTTCCCCGAGCTTGATGACCACCTTACGGGTCAGAATGCGATTGTGATTGGAGGTAAAAATCCTTCCGGTGTCGCCAAGGTGTTGACTAAATTCTTTGCGAAAGAGGAAAAAATTGAAGTCAAGGTGGGTGTTCTCAGCAACCAGCGACTGGGGAGTGACGAGGTAGTCGCTCTTTCTAAGTTGCCTTCGATCGAAGCGCTTCGTGCCCAACTCCTTGGCTTGCTCAGTCAACCTGGGCAGCAGTTGGTGTTCGTCATCAATGCGGTTCCACAGAACGTTCTCAATGTTCTTCAGGCGAAAGTCGACGCGGAGGGCGGAAACTAA
- the rpoB gene encoding DNA-directed RNA polymerase subunit beta: MADRINFGKLKDTLSPPNLIEIQINSYLDFLQKDTPILERKNDGIEAVFREVFPIESYDGRLVLEFVSYTIGDPKATEIECIREGITYSVPLYVKLRLREEDNLKDEEIYMGEMPMVTSRGSFIINGAERVVVSQLHRSPGICYEVTPHTNGKLLHSYRVIPDRGTWLEVQFDNNDLLYVYLDRRRRRRKFLITTLLRAVGYSSDIDILNLFYSIEEMPVGEAMSKENVSQYVLVEDAVDAEKGVVIARAFEPLTKAIVREFESHGIPALKIIDTSSDEGAIVRALKKDTTQNEEEALKEIYKRLRPGEPPTTANAKALLKRLFFDPKRYDLGRVGRYKINQKLEMDVDVEQRTLEGDDIVLATKYLIKLKGGEGYLDDIDHLGSRRVRTVGELLANQCRLGLSRTERLVRERMTLYDQSVDSITPQKLINPKALTTVIRDFFARSQLSQFMDQINPLAELTHKRRLSALGPGGLNRERAGFEVRDVHPSHYGRICPIETPEGPNIGLINSLSTFARVNEFGFIETPYRVVEKGRVSEEIRYLNADQEEGKIIAQANSELDDKGNFVGKVTVRQSGEFLEVDKEQVNFMDVSPKQLVSVAAGLIPFLEHDDANRALMGSNMQRQGVPLLKADSPLVGTGIEERVARDSKTVCVTDHDGIVASVDANKIVITDDGNLPEHFFSKPVSDDANGVHVIELRKFMRSNAGTCFNQKPIVSKGQPVKAGDIVADGPCTQQGELALGRNILVAFMPWNGYNFEDAILISEKVLKDDIYTSIHVAEFEVTARDTKLGPEEITRDIPNVGEEALRNLNHDGVIRVGAEVHPGDILVGKITPKSETELAPEEKLLRAIFGEKAADVKDTSLVVPSGVEGIIMDVKVSSRIDYERERLSPSDRRRQVKQINEEYKTQMDKLREGLTEALSNILLGEKIPLDVVNGQNGEIIIPANRKITKTLLRKLAAVSKHVEIDPSPVRIKIMEIISSYQGKFDELESDRERKTANIETGDDSTQGVIKQVKVYIATKEKLKVGDKMAGRHGNKGVVAKIVPEEDMPYLPDGTPIQICLNPLGVPSRMNVGQVLETHMGWACKVLGMKVSTPVFDGIPEVTVRQHLADAGLPTTGKSVLYDGRSGEKLDQEVVVGWVYMMKLNHLVSHKIHARAVGPYSLVTQQPLGGKAQYGGQRFGEMEVWALEAYGAAYTLQELLTVKSDDVQGRTKIYESLVKGDSTLQAGTPESFNVLIKEIQSLGLDVKLGRQSELEYK, encoded by the coding sequence ATGGCCGACCGCATCAATTTCGGAAAACTCAAGGACACTCTAAGTCCACCAAATCTGATTGAAATTCAGATCAACTCCTACCTGGATTTTCTGCAGAAGGACACCCCGATACTCGAACGAAAGAACGACGGTATCGAGGCTGTCTTTCGCGAAGTCTTCCCCATCGAAAGCTATGATGGGCGTCTTGTTCTGGAATTCGTTTCTTACACGATTGGAGACCCGAAGGCGACCGAAATTGAGTGTATCCGTGAGGGCATCACTTATTCGGTTCCCCTGTACGTTAAGCTTCGTTTGCGTGAAGAAGACAACCTCAAGGATGAAGAAATTTACATGGGTGAGATGCCCATGGTTACAAGCCGGGGGTCGTTCATTATTAACGGCGCCGAGCGCGTGGTTGTTAGCCAGTTACACCGTTCCCCTGGGATTTGCTATGAAGTGACGCCGCATACTAACGGTAAGCTACTTCATTCCTATCGGGTGATTCCCGATCGTGGTACTTGGCTTGAAGTGCAGTTCGACAATAATGATCTGCTCTACGTTTATCTCGACCGCCGTCGTCGTCGTCGCAAGTTCCTTATTACAACTCTATTAAGAGCGGTAGGGTACAGCTCGGACATCGATATTCTCAATCTATTCTATTCGATCGAGGAGATGCCGGTAGGCGAAGCCATGTCCAAGGAGAATGTCAGTCAGTATGTCTTGGTTGAGGATGCCGTTGACGCGGAAAAAGGAGTGGTCATCGCCCGTGCTTTTGAGCCGTTAACAAAAGCGATTGTAAGAGAGTTTGAGTCTCATGGTATTCCCGCACTGAAGATCATAGACACTTCATCGGATGAAGGGGCAATCGTTAGAGCTCTCAAGAAGGACACTACCCAAAACGAGGAAGAGGCTCTCAAGGAAATCTACAAGCGTCTTCGCCCGGGTGAACCACCGACGACGGCAAATGCGAAGGCGTTGTTGAAGCGGCTTTTCTTTGATCCCAAGCGCTACGATCTTGGACGCGTTGGCCGCTACAAGATTAATCAAAAGCTAGAGATGGATGTTGATGTCGAGCAGCGAACGTTGGAAGGCGATGACATTGTGCTCGCCACAAAGTACCTGATTAAGCTCAAAGGTGGCGAAGGTTATCTGGATGATATCGATCACTTGGGAAGTCGTCGTGTGCGAACCGTTGGTGAACTTCTCGCCAACCAGTGTCGTCTCGGTCTTTCTCGTACAGAGCGTCTTGTGCGCGAGCGCATGACCCTCTATGATCAAAGTGTTGATTCGATAACACCACAGAAGCTGATTAATCCTAAAGCGCTGACGACGGTAATTCGCGATTTCTTTGCGCGCAGCCAGTTGTCCCAGTTTATGGACCAAATCAATCCATTGGCTGAACTGACGCACAAAAGGCGTCTATCCGCTCTTGGGCCAGGTGGTTTGAATCGTGAACGTGCGGGATTCGAAGTGCGCGACGTGCATCCTTCTCACTACGGTCGTATTTGTCCTATTGAGACGCCTGAAGGACCCAATATCGGTCTTATCAATTCGCTCTCAACATTTGCTCGCGTCAACGAGTTTGGCTTTATCGAAACCCCATACCGTGTAGTCGAGAAGGGCAGAGTATCAGAGGAAATTCGCTATCTTAATGCGGACCAGGAAGAAGGCAAGATCATTGCCCAGGCTAATTCTGAACTGGACGACAAAGGTAATTTTGTTGGCAAAGTGACGGTTCGTCAAAGCGGAGAGTTTCTCGAGGTCGACAAGGAACAAGTCAATTTCATGGACGTTTCGCCTAAGCAGCTCGTATCGGTTGCGGCAGGACTGATTCCTTTCCTCGAGCATGACGATGCTAACCGAGCCCTCATGGGTTCAAACATGCAACGTCAAGGGGTTCCACTTCTAAAAGCGGATTCTCCATTGGTGGGAACTGGAATCGAAGAGCGCGTTGCTCGTGACTCGAAGACGGTATGCGTGACAGATCACGATGGAATCGTGGCTTCTGTGGACGCAAACAAGATTGTCATTACAGACGATGGAAATTTACCGGAGCACTTTTTTAGCAAACCTGTATCGGATGATGCAAACGGTGTTCATGTAATTGAACTGCGTAAGTTTATGCGGTCCAATGCGGGCACCTGCTTTAACCAGAAACCGATTGTTTCCAAGGGTCAGCCAGTCAAAGCGGGCGACATCGTAGCGGACGGCCCCTGCACTCAACAGGGTGAGCTAGCTCTCGGCCGAAATATCCTGGTGGCGTTCATGCCGTGGAACGGATACAACTTTGAGGATGCTATTCTTATATCTGAAAAAGTACTGAAGGATGACATCTACACTTCGATCCACGTAGCTGAATTTGAAGTAACTGCTCGAGACACGAAGCTCGGACCGGAAGAAATCACTCGAGACATTCCGAACGTCGGGGAGGAAGCTCTGCGGAACCTGAATCACGACGGGGTTATTCGCGTCGGGGCTGAAGTGCATCCAGGTGATATTCTGGTGGGTAAAATTACACCTAAGAGCGAGACTGAACTCGCTCCGGAAGAGAAGCTGCTGCGCGCCATCTTTGGTGAAAAGGCCGCGGATGTTAAAGATACCTCTCTCGTCGTGCCATCAGGTGTTGAAGGTATCATAATGGACGTGAAAGTTTCGAGTCGTATTGACTACGAACGCGAACGTTTGAGCCCTTCGGATCGACGTCGTCAGGTGAAGCAGATCAATGAGGAATACAAGACTCAGATGGATAAGCTTCGCGAGGGACTGACCGAAGCGCTGTCTAACATTCTTTTGGGGGAGAAAATTCCATTGGATGTGGTCAATGGCCAGAACGGCGAAATCATCATCCCTGCGAATCGCAAGATCACGAAAACACTTCTTCGTAAACTGGCCGCTGTCTCCAAGCACGTAGAAATCGATCCCTCGCCAGTTCGTATAAAGATCATGGAGATCATCAGTTCTTATCAAGGTAAGTTCGATGAGTTGGAATCCGATCGCGAGCGAAAGACTGCTAATATTGAAACCGGTGATGATTCTACACAAGGTGTGATCAAGCAGGTTAAGGTCTATATCGCTACCAAGGAAAAACTTAAGGTAGGTGACAAAATGGCAGGGCGTCACGGTAACAAAGGTGTTGTCGCGAAGATCGTTCCTGAGGAAGACATGCCCTATCTTCCCGATGGCACTCCGATTCAAATCTGTCTAAATCCGTTGGGGGTTCCCTCCCGAATGAATGTCGGACAGGTTTTGGAAACCCACATGGGCTGGGCCTGTAAAGTGCTGGGAATGAAGGTTTCGACGCCGGTCTTTGATGGTATTCCAGAAGTTACCGTTCGTCAGCACTTGGCGGATGCTGGATTGCCAACGACAGGTAAGAGTGTCCTTTACGATGGCCGCTCTGGAGAGAAGCTAGATCAGGAAGTGGTCGTAGGCTGGGTTTATATGATGAAACTGAATCACTTGGTTTCTCATAAGATCCATGCTCGTGCGGTTGGTCCTTATTCATTGGTTACTCAGCAACCACTGGGTGGTAAAGCTCAGTACGGTGGCCAGCGTTTCGGAGAAATGGAGGTCTGGGCTCTCGAAGCCTATGGAGCGGCCTATACTCTTCAAGAGCTTCTCACAGTCAAATCCGATGATGTTCAAGGTCGTACCAAGATTTACGAATCTCTTGTAAAGGGTGATTCGACTCTTCAGGCAGGAACGCCGGAGTCATTTAATGTACTGATTAAAGAAATACAGTCGCTCGGTTTGGATGTCAAACTAGGTCGTCAAAGCGAACTGGAGTACAAGTAG
- the rpsG gene encoding 30S ribosomal protein S7 — translation MSRRRRAVKRLTKPDSRYGSTLVGHLVNTVMRDGKKTLAERIVYAAFEKVSEKLEKGDPVDLLLGALENSRPRLEVKSRRVGGATYQVPLEIPFERQESLAMRWMVNAAAARKGIPMKDALANEIIDAYNNTGGVVKKKEDTHKMAQSNRAFAHLRW, via the coding sequence ATGTCACGTCGTAGAAGAGCAGTTAAACGCCTAACCAAACCGGATTCCCGTTATGGGAGCACTCTGGTGGGTCACCTAGTGAACACCGTCATGCGTGACGGGAAAAAGACTTTGGCTGAGCGCATCGTATACGCTGCGTTTGAGAAAGTGAGCGAAAAGCTCGAAAAGGGTGATCCAGTGGATCTACTTTTGGGAGCTCTCGAAAACTCACGGCCTCGTTTAGAGGTGAAAAGCCGGCGTGTTGGAGGGGCCACCTACCAGGTGCCTTTAGAAATCCCGTTCGAGCGCCAAGAATCCCTTGCCATGCGATGGATGGTAAATGCTGCCGCCGCCCGTAAGGGCATCCCGATGAAGGACGCGCTCGCGAATGAAATAATCGACGCGTATAATAATACAGGCGGGGTTGTTAAGAAAAAGGAAGACACACACAAGATGGCACAGTCTAATCGTGCATTCGCCCACCTTCGCTGGTGA
- a CDS encoding SPL family radical SAM protein: MFDRIYIEEAVQNHPRTLEILKRYDRAERIDCGRYSEVFNPKRQSFRLQKQNPALILAAKHGNRVLPTPPEYGLGADQHYYFSHMLNCLYDCRYCFLQGMYQSANYVLFVNYEDFVNEIKATLDEDPSKQCFFFSGYDCDSLAMDKVTGFTNVFLPFFAQHKNAWLELRTKSVNISSLLEREPIPNVVAAYSLNPEPVADSLEHRAPLIKTRLSALKKLAEAGWEIGLRFDPLIHFENGIQKYSQFIDQVFDSVPPVYIHSVTLGTFRSPKNVLKKMESLYPKEPLFMGNLQLKNGAIGYEEAIEQALFSSVEEKILQYIPPFKYFPCQ, encoded by the coding sequence ATGTTTGATCGCATATACATAGAAGAAGCGGTTCAAAACCATCCGCGAACGCTGGAGATTCTAAAGCGCTACGATCGTGCCGAACGAATCGATTGTGGACGATACAGCGAGGTCTTTAATCCTAAGAGACAGAGCTTCCGTCTCCAAAAACAGAATCCGGCTCTCATACTAGCGGCAAAGCACGGAAACCGAGTTCTCCCTACTCCACCCGAATACGGCCTTGGAGCTGACCAGCATTACTATTTTTCGCACATGCTTAATTGCCTGTACGATTGCCGCTACTGCTTCCTCCAAGGAATGTACCAATCGGCTAACTATGTTCTTTTCGTAAACTATGAGGATTTCGTAAATGAGATCAAAGCCACTCTCGACGAGGATCCTTCCAAGCAGTGCTTCTTTTTTAGTGGATACGATTGTGACAGTCTGGCCATGGACAAGGTCACTGGTTTCACAAACGTTTTCCTTCCGTTCTTTGCCCAACACAAAAATGCTTGGCTAGAACTCCGCACAAAAAGCGTTAACATTTCTTCCCTTCTGGAACGAGAACCTATTCCAAATGTAGTAGCTGCTTACAGTTTAAACCCTGAACCAGTAGCGGATTCACTCGAACACAGAGCTCCCCTAATCAAGACACGTCTATCTGCGCTGAAAAAACTAGCTGAAGCAGGATGGGAAATTGGACTTCGTTTTGATCCGCTCATTCACTTCGAAAACGGTATTCAAAAATATAGCCAATTCATCGATCAGGTTTTCGATTCAGTTCCTCCCGTATACATCCACTCCGTAACGCTTGGAACCTTTCGTTCCCCCAAAAACGTCCTTAAAAAGATGGAGTCGCTGTATCCGAAAGAACCTTTGTTCATGGGCAATCTTCAACTAAAGAATGGAGCCATTGGCTACGAGGAAGCGATCGAACAAGCTCTATTCAGCAGCGTGGAAGAAAAGATTCTTCAATACATCCCCCCATTTAAGTACTTTCCCTGCCAGTAG
- the rpoC gene encoding DNA-directed RNA polymerase subunit beta' has product MSSQEAQETLGIERESNFDCVTINVASTETIRSWSRGEVKNPETINYRTFKPEPGGLFCQRIFGPVRDYECACGKYKRIKYKGVICDRCGVEVTVSRVRRSRMGHIELAVPVTHIWFLKSMPSRLGLLLDMTARSLERVIYYEAFMVTDPGRTPLEEKQLLTDQEYLQAVEEYGDDSFVAKMGAEALREVLSVMDMPGTVLELQESMRSTKSKQIKKKLAKRLKVIQGFIKSSSRPEWMIQEVLPVIPPDLRPLVPLEGGRFATSDLNDLYRRVINRNNRLKNLMQLKTPDVIIHNEKRMLQEAVDALFDNGRHGRPVTGAGNRPLKSLSDMLKGKQGRFRQNLLGKRVDYSGRSVIVIGPELRLHQCGLPKKMALVLFEPFIIRRLKELGFVHTVRGARRMIEKKSPEVWDILEEVTKGHPVLLNRAPTLHRLSIQAFEPVLIEGEAIRVHPLVCTAYNADFDGDQMAVHVPLSLEATLECKTLMMASGNIFSPSSGKPILTPSQDVILGSYYLTMEPGTVEEDAGRIPLAATENEALFAQMDGVRETHDWIRIPNPDYGRETVFGNGEHKTITTTIGRIRFSQIWPKELGFLNFQVDKSELGNIINNTYKVSGPEQTVLSLDRLKKLGFDVATMAGISIGIDDMIIPESKTDIVANAFGKIDEVEGQYRKGIITTGERYNKIIDIWTVATDEIKKAVFEKLQTNGGKGGVNPVYVMMDSGARGNPNQVRQLCGTRGLMAKPSGEIIERPILSSFREGLTVLEYFISTHGARKGLADTALKTADAGYLTRKLCDVAMDVIITEDDCGTRDGIWKRAIFEGDDEIVSLRERIEGRCACDDVFNPSNLDEIIITSGELVSEEAAQRVEDCGIERIKVMSPLTSSASYGIDSKSYGINPASNDLAKLGDSVGIVAAQSIGEPGTQLTMRTFHIGGIASSVVTDPRIIARNTGRVKYRGLRLVHIETPEGPVFIALNKTGAIQILDKNDRELEAYDIVVGSAIRIPDGEEIKAGGVLASWDPYNIPNLSEKAGTVRFRDMIRGVTIKKELDESSGRIATVIIEHKEDLNPSVEICDDSGKVQAVYSIPTGAQVSVAEGDIIAQGALLAKTPRQASKTKDITGGLPRVAELFEARRPKEAAEMARLDGVVSFGGTVRAKRKLIVSNEETGTDEEHLIPHAKQIIVQEGDVVHKGQHLTEGSADPHEILDILGPNRLYEFLINEVQEVYRLQGVTINDKHIELIIRQMLRKVRISDPGDTEFFWGEQVERTTFMRENNRIIEAGGKPAEAEPVLLGITKASIETESFISAASFQETTRVLTDASTLSKIDTLLGFKENVIMGHLIPAGTGLPQYRDLRITLPFGSEIDEEVPTEEAAESMVQNSEVI; this is encoded by the coding sequence ATGTCTAGCCAAGAAGCCCAAGAAACCCTCGGTATCGAACGTGAATCGAACTTCGATTGCGTAACGATTAACGTCGCATCTACGGAAACGATCCGTTCCTGGTCTCGTGGAGAGGTCAAGAACCCAGAAACGATTAACTATCGTACCTTTAAGCCAGAGCCAGGTGGCCTGTTTTGCCAACGAATTTTCGGCCCCGTCCGCGACTACGAGTGTGCGTGTGGCAAGTATAAGCGAATTAAGTACAAAGGAGTCATTTGTGATCGTTGCGGAGTAGAAGTTACGGTATCTCGTGTTCGTCGTTCCCGTATGGGTCATATCGAACTCGCGGTCCCTGTTACTCACATCTGGTTTTTGAAAAGCATGCCATCTCGTCTTGGCTTGTTGCTTGATATGACTGCCCGCAGCCTAGAACGCGTCATTTACTATGAAGCTTTCATGGTCACTGATCCAGGACGTACTCCTCTTGAGGAAAAGCAGCTTTTGACGGATCAAGAGTACCTGCAAGCGGTGGAGGAATACGGCGACGATTCCTTCGTTGCTAAGATGGGTGCGGAAGCCTTACGCGAAGTGCTGTCTGTAATGGATATGCCGGGTACTGTTCTGGAGCTTCAGGAGTCGATGCGGAGCACCAAATCGAAGCAGATTAAAAAGAAGTTAGCGAAACGACTTAAGGTTATTCAGGGATTCATAAAATCATCGTCTCGTCCCGAGTGGATGATTCAGGAGGTTCTCCCAGTGATTCCACCAGATCTGCGTCCTTTGGTCCCATTGGAAGGTGGGCGCTTCGCTACATCGGACCTGAACGATCTGTACCGTCGTGTAATAAATCGTAACAACCGCCTTAAGAACTTGATGCAGTTGAAAACGCCGGATGTGATTATCCACAATGAGAAGCGTATGCTTCAGGAGGCGGTCGATGCGCTATTCGATAATGGTCGCCATGGTCGTCCCGTTACCGGTGCTGGAAACCGTCCGCTAAAATCTTTGAGTGATATGCTCAAAGGTAAGCAAGGTCGTTTTCGCCAGAACCTTCTCGGCAAGCGTGTCGACTACTCGGGACGTTCGGTAATCGTTATTGGCCCAGAGCTTCGCCTGCACCAGTGTGGTTTGCCAAAGAAAATGGCTTTGGTGCTTTTCGAACCTTTCATTATCCGGCGTTTGAAGGAACTTGGTTTTGTTCATACCGTTCGTGGAGCTCGTCGCATGATTGAGAAGAAGTCTCCAGAAGTTTGGGACATACTTGAAGAAGTGACCAAGGGGCACCCGGTTTTATTGAACCGTGCACCTACACTGCACAGACTTTCCATCCAGGCTTTTGAACCTGTATTGATTGAAGGAGAAGCGATTCGTGTTCATCCATTGGTTTGTACTGCGTACAATGCGGACTTCGACGGAGACCAGATGGCGGTACACGTTCCGTTGTCACTGGAGGCGACTCTTGAGTGCAAAACACTGATGATGGCGAGTGGAAACATCTTTTCTCCATCGAGTGGAAAGCCGATTTTAACTCCTTCTCAAGATGTCATTCTGGGCTCGTACTATCTGACGATGGAGCCAGGGACCGTCGAAGAGGATGCTGGACGTATTCCGCTGGCGGCGACGGAGAATGAAGCGCTATTCGCTCAAATGGATGGGGTTAGGGAGACCCATGATTGGATCCGTATTCCAAATCCAGACTATGGACGTGAGACGGTCTTTGGAAATGGCGAACATAAGACGATTACCACTACGATAGGAAGAATTCGATTTAGCCAGATTTGGCCAAAGGAATTGGGCTTCTTGAATTTCCAAGTAGATAAGAGCGAACTCGGAAACATTATCAACAATACGTATAAGGTTTCGGGTCCAGAGCAGACAGTACTTTCGTTGGATCGGCTTAAGAAGCTCGGTTTCGACGTTGCGACGATGGCCGGTATTTCAATCGGTATCGATGATATGATCATCCCCGAGTCCAAGACAGATATCGTTGCCAATGCGTTTGGCAAAATAGATGAAGTTGAAGGTCAGTACCGTAAGGGAATTATTACGACAGGCGAACGTTACAATAAGATCATCGACATCTGGACGGTTGCTACTGATGAAATCAAGAAGGCGGTTTTCGAAAAACTTCAGACGAATGGTGGAAAAGGTGGAGTGAATCCGGTCTACGTTATGATGGATTCAGGTGCTCGTGGTAATCCGAACCAGGTACGCCAGCTTTGTGGTACCCGCGGACTGATGGCCAAGCCTTCAGGGGAGATCATTGAGCGACCGATTCTTTCCTCATTCCGGGAAGGGTTAACCGTACTTGAGTACTTTATTTCTACTCACGGAGCTCGTAAGGGATTGGCTGATACCGCCCTTAAGACTGCGGATGCTGGATACCTAACTCGTAAACTTTGTGATGTGGCAATGGATGTTATCATCACAGAGGACGACTGTGGTACACGTGATGGAATTTGGAAGAGAGCTATTTTCGAAGGTGATGACGAAATTGTCAGCCTGCGTGAACGTATCGAAGGGCGCTGTGCTTGTGATGATGTTTTCAATCCGAGCAATCTAGACGAAATTATTATCACGTCAGGGGAGCTAGTCTCAGAAGAGGCGGCGCAAAGAGTTGAAGATTGCGGAATTGAGCGCATCAAGGTGATGTCGCCTCTGACATCATCTGCAAGTTACGGTATCGATTCCAAATCTTATGGTATCAATCCCGCATCCAACGATTTGGCAAAGCTTGGTGACTCAGTTGGAATTGTCGCGGCTCAGTCTATTGGTGAGCCCGGAACGCAGTTAACCATGCGTACCTTCCACATTGGAGGTATTGCCAGTTCGGTTGTGACGGATCCTCGTATCATCGCCAGAAATACAGGGCGTGTTAAATATCGCGGATTGCGCTTGGTTCATATCGAGACTCCTGAAGGACCTGTTTTCATTGCTCTGAATAAGACTGGAGCGATTCAGATTCTGGATAAAAATGATCGTGAGCTTGAAGCCTATGATATCGTAGTTGGTTCTGCCATCCGTATTCCAGATGGGGAAGAGATCAAAGCCGGTGGCGTATTGGCAAGTTGGGATCCCTACAATATTCCCAATCTTTCCGAGAAGGCTGGAACCGTGCGCTTCCGTGATATGATTCGCGGTGTTACGATTAAAAAGGAGCTCGATGAAAGTTCTGGAAGAATCGCGACAGTAATTATCGAGCACAAGGAAGACCTAAATCCGTCCGTAGAAATCTGTGACGATTCAGGTAAGGTACAGGCGGTTTACAGTATCCCAACTGGAGCGCAGGTATCGGTTGCTGAAGGCGATATTATTGCTCAAGGAGCGCTTCTGGCGAAGACTCCAAGACAGGCTTCGAAGACGAAAGACATTACCGGTGGTTTGCCACGTGTCGCCGAGCTTTTCGAAGCGCGCCGTCCAAAGGAAGCTGCGGAGATGGCCCGGTTGGATGGGGTTGTTTCTTTCGGTGGAACTGTTAGAGCGAAACGAAAGTTGATTGTCTCCAACGAAGAAACGGGCACTGACGAGGAACATTTGATCCCGCATGCGAAGCAGATCATTGTTCAGGAAGGTGATGTGGTGCATAAGGGCCAGCACTTGACCGAAGGTTCTGCGGATCCTCATGAAATCCTCGATATTTTGGGGCCTAACCGTCTGTACGAGTTTTTGATTAATGAAGTGCAAGAAGTTTATCGCCTGCAAGGGGTGACGATTAACGACAAGCACATCGAGCTGATCATTCGTCAAATGCTTCGTAAGGTTCGTATCTCCGATCCGGGTGACACTGAGTTCTTCTGGGGCGAGCAAGTTGAGCGTACGACTTTCATGCGCGAAAATAACCGGATTATTGAAGCAGGTGGGAAGCCAGCGGAAGCAGAACCGGTATTGCTTGGAATTACAAAAGCATCGATTGAAACCGAGAGTTTCATCTCGGCTGCTTCATTCCAGGAGACGACTCGCGTATTAACGGACGCATCAACATTGAGTAAAATCGACACGCTTCTCGGGTTTAAGGAAAACGTAATCATGGGTCACTTGATTCCTGCGGGAACGGGTCTTCCTCAGTATCGAGATCTTCGAATCACGCTTCCGTTTGGAAGTGAAATCGATGAGGAGGTTCCGACCGAGGAGGCAGCAGAATCCATGGTTCAAAATTCTGAAGTGATTTAG
- the rpsL gene encoding 30S ribosomal protein S12 has protein sequence MPTINQLVRKGRKVARTKSKSPALDSNPFRRGVCVQVMTRTPKKPNSAIRKVAKVRLTNGIEVIAYIPDEGHSLQEHSIVLVRGGRVKDLPGVRYHIVRGTLDAMGVEKRRRSRSKYGVKRPKA, from the coding sequence ATGCCAACCATTAATCAACTTGTCAGAAAAGGCCGCAAGGTGGCCCGGACCAAGTCTAAGTCACCCGCGCTTGACTCAAATCCGTTTAGACGCGGCGTTTGCGTACAAGTCATGACGCGTACGCCGAAAAAGCCAAATTCGGCCATCCGAAAAGTGGCGAAAGTACGCTTGACCAATGGCATCGAAGTCATCGCCTACATTCCTGATGAAGGACACAGCCTTCAGGAGCACAGCATCGTTCTTGTACGGGGCGGCCGTGTGAAGGACTTACCGGGTGTGCGTTATCACATCGTTCGCGGTACCTTGGATGCAATGGGTGTGGAGAAGCGTCGACGCAGCCGGTCAAAGTACGGCGTCAAGCGCCCTAAGGCATAA
- the rplL gene encoding 50S ribosomal protein L7/L12 codes for MADLKKEDVIEWLSNQSVLDIAGLVKDLEEKWGVSAAAPVAVAAAPGAGGGEAAEAAEEKTEFDVILAEAGAKKINVIKEVRAITGLGLKDAKDLVEGAPKTVKEAASKDEAAEIKSKLEAAGAKVELK; via the coding sequence ATGGCAGACCTAAAAAAAGAAGACGTAATCGAGTGGCTTAGCAACCAGTCCGTGCTAGATATTGCCGGACTCGTTAAAGACCTGGAAGAAAAGTGGGGCGTTAGTGCCGCTGCTCCCGTAGCCGTAGCTGCTGCTCCTGGCGCAGGTGGAGGAGAAGCCGCTGAAGCCGCAGAAGAAAAGACTGAATTCGACGTTATCCTCGCCGAGGCCGGCGCTAAGAAGATCAATGTGATCAAGGAAGTGCGTGCGATCACCGGTCTTGGCCTGAAGGACGCTAAGGACCTCGTTGAGGGTGCTCCGAAGACAGTCAAAGAAGCCGCTTCCAAGGACGAAGCTGCAGAAATCAAATCCAAGCTCGAAGCTGCTGGCGCAAAGGTAGAACTCAAATAA